In Clostridium sporogenes, one genomic interval encodes:
- the pyrF gene encoding orotidine-5'-phosphate decarboxylase yields MIIDKLYESVEKKGCVCVGLDTDISYIPKGFLNKFTNIEDAIFGFNQRIVDSTFDVSACYKVQIAYYEAMGIKGMILYKKTLEYIRKKGGIVIADIKRGDISATAKMYAKAHFEGDFESDFITLNPYMGMDTLEPYKDYFKNKDKGAFLLLRTSNEGSKDIQYLDLKDNKKVYNKVGEKIENIGKEFLGNCGYSSIGAVVGCTAEENNIRKELKHTFFLIPGYGAQGGKAEVAKSYLSEGNGGIINSSRGILLAYKKYDEEGKNFEEYARAEVINMKKTL; encoded by the coding sequence GTGTAGAAAAAAAGGGATGTGTTTGTGTAGGTCTTGATACAGATATAAGTTACATACCAAAAGGATTTTTAAATAAATTTACCAATATAGAAGATGCTATATTTGGATTTAATCAAAGGATAGTTGATTCAACTTTTGATGTGTCAGCTTGTTATAAAGTTCAGATAGCTTATTATGAAGCTATGGGAATTAAAGGAATGATTTTGTACAAGAAAACTTTAGAATATATAAGAAAAAAAGGCGGTATAGTTATAGCAGATATAAAAAGAGGAGACATATCTGCTACAGCTAAAATGTATGCAAAAGCTCATTTTGAGGGAGATTTTGAAAGTGATTTTATAACATTAAATCCGTATATGGGAATGGATACTTTAGAACCATATAAAGATTATTTCAAAAATAAGGATAAGGGAGCCTTCTTGTTATTAAGAACTTCTAATGAAGGTTCAAAGGATATACAATATTTAGATTTAAAAGACAATAAAAAGGTATACAACAAAGTAGGAGAAAAGATAGAGAATATAGGAAAAGAATTTTTAGGTAATTGTGGATATAGCTCTATAGGAGCAGTAGTTGGATGTACAGCAGAAGAAAATAATATTAGAAAAGAATTAAAACATACATTTTTTTTAATACCTGGCTATGGAGCTCAGGGAGGAAAAGCTGAAGTTGCTAAATCTTATTTAAGTGAAGGCAATGGAGGCATTATAAATTCTTCAAGGGGAATATTGCTTGCATATAAAAAATATGATGAAGAAGGAAAAAACTTTGAAGAATATGCGAGAGCAGAAGTTATAAATATGAAAAAAACTTTATAG
- a CDS encoding dihydroorotate dehydrogenase electron transfer subunit, which yields MCKIKAKTFKVKVIKNKSISTGIFKMTLDGTFKGKPGQFYMIRAWQDEPILWRPISIHDINDNSIEFLYKLEGKGTTILSKIKSEEEVEIMGPLGNGFDLENIKGKIAIVTGGIGIAPMNYLIKSIKNININIYAGFRDQVYCTENFNNLVDNVVVVTEDGSAGEKGYVTDYFHPEDYDLVLCCGPGIMMNKVILMCREKKIPLYVSMEKRMACGIGACLVCSCKTRFGNKRTCKDGPVFKGEDILLKGDI from the coding sequence GTGTGTAAAATAAAGGCTAAAACTTTTAAAGTAAAGGTAATAAAAAATAAAAGTATATCAACAGGTATATTTAAAATGACTTTAGATGGTACTTTTAAAGGAAAGCCAGGACAGTTTTATATGATAAGGGCTTGGCAAGATGAACCTATTTTATGGAGACCTATAAGCATACATGATATAAATGATAATTCCATAGAATTTTTATATAAATTAGAAGGAAAGGGAACTACAATTTTATCTAAAATAAAGTCAGAAGAAGAAGTTGAGATAATGGGACCCTTAGGAAACGGATTTGATTTAGAGAACATAAAGGGGAAAATAGCTATAGTAACTGGTGGTATAGGAATAGCTCCTATGAATTATTTAATAAAAAGTATAAAAAATATAAATATAAATATTTATGCAGGGTTTAGAGATCAGGTTTATTGCACGGAAAATTTTAATAATTTAGTAGATAATGTAGTTGTAGTTACAGAGGATGGTAGTGCCGGAGAAAAAGGATATGTAACAGATTATTTTCATCCGGAAGATTATGATTTGGTTCTATGTTGTGGACCAGGAATAATGATGAATAAGGTTATATTAATGTGTAGGGAGAAGAAAATTCCTTTATATGTATCTATGGAAAAAAGAATGGCCTGTGGTATAGGAGCATGCCTTGTGTGTAGTTGTAAAACTAGATTTGGTAATAAAAGAACTTGCAAGGATGGTCCCGTATTTAAAGGAGAGGACATTCTTTTGAAAGGAGATATATAA
- a CDS encoding dihydroorotate dehydrogenase has product MLQVNLCGKTFKNPIIAASGTFGFGEEYGEFYDVSKLGGISSKGLTLNPKEGNNGIRIYETSSGIMNSVGLQNPGVDKFIKEELHKMKKIDTVTIANVGGGCIEDYIEVIEKLNKTDVDMIELNISCPNVKHGGMAFGIKSEIAYEVVKKVKEICQKPLIVKLSPNAEDIVDMAIKCEKAGANAISLVNTFKAMAIDIKRKTPVFENVTAGLSGPCIKPIALRMVYEVCKQVKIPVIGIGGICNYKDVIEFIMAGATAVQIGTANFMHPYSALDIIEDLENYMKKEGIQTLEEIRGII; this is encoded by the coding sequence ATGCTTCAAGTAAATTTATGTGGTAAGACTTTTAAAAATCCTATTATAGCGGCATCAGGAACTTTTGGATTTGGAGAAGAATACGGGGAATTCTATGATGTTTCTAAGTTAGGGGGGATTTCAAGTAAAGGATTGACCTTAAATCCTAAAGAAGGAAATAATGGTATAAGAATTTATGAAACTAGTTCCGGTATAATGAATAGTGTAGGGCTTCAAAATCCAGGGGTAGATAAATTTATAAAAGAAGAGTTACATAAAATGAAAAAAATAGACACAGTAACTATTGCAAATGTAGGTGGAGGATGTATAGAAGATTATATTGAAGTCATAGAAAAATTAAATAAAACAGATGTAGATATGATAGAACTAAATATATCCTGTCCAAATGTAAAGCATGGAGGTATGGCTTTTGGAATAAAGTCAGAAATAGCTTATGAAGTAGTAAAAAAAGTTAAAGAAATATGCCAAAAGCCACTTATAGTAAAGTTATCTCCTAATGCAGAAGATATAGTAGATATGGCTATAAAATGTGAGAAGGCAGGAGCAAATGCAATTTCATTGGTAAATACATTTAAAGCTATGGCTATAGATATAAAAAGAAAAACTCCTGTATTTGAAAATGTAACTGCAGGTTTATCAGGTCCATGTATTAAACCTATAGCATTAAGAATGGTATATGAAGTATGTAAGCAGGTAAAAATACCAGTTATAGGTATAGGAGGAATATGTAATTATAAAGATGTAATAGAGTTTATTATGGCAGGGGCTACTGCAGTACAAATAGGAACAGCTAATTTTATGCATCCATATTCAGCCTTAGATATAATAGAAGACTTAGAAAATTATATGAAAAAAGAAGGCATTCAAACTTTAGAAGAAATAAGGGGAATTATTTAA